A genomic segment from Brevundimonas sp. SORGH_AS_0993 encodes:
- a CDS encoding glycosyltransferase — MVDSTRDRPNGELMDRQEIRMTHSGDPSTIGRVLIEGQFCGFASLSIVNRHLAKALLQRGLDLRILPTDRSEGEGELQRAGLAGITVAHADPVDVHLRNAWPPVTHGMAGKRNGLVCWAWEESEIPPLMAMRFNRDLDLIMTTAGYVSDALRRSGVNIPCPVVGNGADQILSQVRHNQPLEKTAKRLLHISTCLPRKAPDELVEAFCRAFNDRDDVELYIKTSPNPHNVVRRIVEDTQSRFSTPPRIVIDDSTLDGAGIARLYQSATAVVLVSKGEGFGLPLAEAMHLGIPVVAARLGGQADFCTERTALLVESRPAKSKSHVASAYGLWEDPDVESFAKALQQAVDEPELTRRLSANARRLASDSLTWDAVASRVISSLSTQQISRSSTPSFEVVSTWNEECGIATYSEQLYGESALKDGLAHVWARRSLKPTEANSKENGVTRLWGYDGASLQRFADQVGNTTRAPVIWFQHHPGYFSAEDMRKVVPALRRGRDRLIITLHNVHETLQSNADWLSGFDVIVAHSAEDVEELGRAGFRGEVLPHGVRILGAPQRPDPDNFVVGTFGFLTEHKNLELLVSAVALARKSDPRIRLVLANAQRVERQSRVARSRVDALIKTLKLEDHVTANYDFLPDEEVVKLLAPCDLLAFPYGPSPEGASGAARMAIALDRPTLLSNSDVFRDLLPFSHLVRNLDVETLAEAILGLAQDNAIRTLHDRARRRYAETHSWEVVGQRAANLMRIS; from the coding sequence GTGGTCGATTCCACCCGAGACAGGCCGAACGGCGAATTAATGGATAGGCAAGAAATCAGAATGACGCATTCAGGCGATCCTTCGACAATCGGCCGTGTGCTTATCGAAGGGCAGTTTTGCGGCTTCGCCAGCCTCTCGATCGTCAACCGACATCTGGCGAAAGCTCTGCTGCAGCGCGGGCTGGATCTTCGAATTTTACCGACCGACCGCAGCGAAGGCGAAGGAGAACTCCAACGCGCCGGCTTGGCTGGCATAACCGTCGCCCACGCCGATCCTGTAGACGTGCATTTGCGCAATGCCTGGCCGCCCGTGACACACGGTATGGCCGGCAAGAGGAACGGGCTGGTGTGCTGGGCCTGGGAGGAAAGCGAGATTCCTCCCCTCATGGCCATGCGCTTCAATCGCGACCTCGACCTCATCATGACGACGGCCGGATATGTGTCCGACGCCCTTAGACGATCAGGCGTCAACATCCCGTGTCCCGTTGTAGGAAATGGCGCAGATCAGATTCTATCTCAGGTGCGCCACAATCAACCGCTCGAAAAAACCGCCAAACGACTACTACATATTTCAACGTGCCTTCCCCGGAAAGCGCCGGACGAATTAGTTGAAGCTTTCTGTCGAGCTTTCAACGATCGAGACGACGTAGAACTCTATATCAAGACCAGCCCTAACCCTCATAATGTCGTACGCCGCATTGTGGAGGACACGCAGTCACGGTTCTCGACCCCGCCAAGGATTGTGATAGATGATTCAACACTCGACGGTGCCGGGATCGCCCGTCTTTATCAGAGCGCCACAGCCGTCGTTTTGGTCAGTAAGGGAGAAGGATTCGGGCTTCCTTTGGCAGAAGCGATGCACCTGGGCATCCCTGTCGTCGCTGCGCGCTTAGGAGGGCAGGCCGATTTCTGTACTGAGAGAACAGCTTTGCTTGTCGAAAGCCGACCGGCAAAATCCAAATCACACGTCGCTTCTGCTTACGGTCTTTGGGAAGATCCCGATGTTGAAAGTTTCGCGAAGGCGCTTCAGCAGGCGGTGGATGAACCCGAACTGACGCGGCGTCTGTCTGCCAATGCACGGCGATTAGCGTCCGATTCGCTGACATGGGACGCCGTGGCTAGCCGCGTCATTTCATCACTATCGACGCAGCAGATATCACGCTCTTCCACCCCCTCATTTGAAGTCGTTTCGACCTGGAACGAGGAGTGCGGGATCGCGACGTACTCCGAGCAACTCTATGGCGAGTCTGCACTCAAGGACGGATTGGCCCACGTTTGGGCGCGGCGGTCTCTCAAGCCGACAGAAGCGAACTCAAAAGAAAATGGCGTGACGAGACTGTGGGGTTATGATGGCGCGTCTCTGCAGCGCTTCGCCGACCAAGTCGGCAACACAACCCGAGCGCCCGTAATCTGGTTCCAGCACCATCCCGGGTACTTTTCCGCAGAAGACATGAGAAAGGTCGTACCCGCACTTCGCCGCGGTCGGGATCGACTTATCATCACGCTGCACAACGTTCACGAAACCTTGCAGTCTAATGCGGACTGGTTGAGTGGCTTTGACGTCATCGTCGCCCACTCAGCTGAGGACGTGGAAGAACTCGGCCGCGCGGGTTTTCGGGGCGAAGTCCTTCCACACGGCGTCCGAATCTTGGGCGCCCCCCAACGACCTGACCCCGACAACTTCGTTGTCGGCACGTTCGGATTCCTGACAGAACACAAGAATCTGGAACTTCTTGTCAGTGCGGTCGCCTTGGCTCGCAAATCGGACCCGCGCATCCGTCTGGTTCTGGCGAACGCACAGAGGGTAGAGCGTCAAAGCCGCGTAGCGCGGTCGCGGGTAGACGCCTTGATCAAGACGTTGAAACTTGAAGACCATGTCACGGCCAACTATGATTTCTTGCCGGATGAAGAGGTGGTCAAGCTCCTGGCGCCTTGCGATCTGCTAGCGTTTCCTTATGGCCCCTCTCCCGAAGGCGCTTCGGGCGCCGCTAGGATGGCCATAGCTCTGGACCGACCCACATTGCTTTCGAACTCGGACGTTTTCCGAGACCTGCTGCCTTTCAGCCATCTCGTGCGAAACTTGGATGTGGAAACTCTGGCCGAAGCCATACTGGGTCTCGCCCAAGACAATGCGATACGCACCTTGCATGACCGCGCCCGGCGACGTTACGCCGAAACCCACAGCTGGGAAGTGGTTGGCCAGCGCGCTGCCAATCTGATGAGGATTTCTTGA
- a CDS encoding lipopolysaccharide assembly protein LapB: MKLDVAFRRIADARSSAERKRILQDAKVAKSQHDWRGAADLYRRALVLRDGFGPRVQLGHMLKEAGELDAAEAAYFEALKQRPDDADLNVQIGHFFWVKGDAEKSLHYYERAAQLAPNDGAIAETLRVGAARAADAPWQGRVDAAMAAMAQGRWAAAETDLQELVDAGRRNYLLLLAHAVKEQGRLKDAVALYSEYLQYVTPEVGARAYEARLQYANALQLAQRFSEAAQQFSTARMLRMETEGWAGSEDHILEQIRICIRQVHPALDTSRLR, from the coding sequence ATGAAACTCGATGTTGCATTCAGACGCATCGCTGATGCCCGCTCAAGCGCAGAGCGGAAACGAATCCTTCAGGATGCCAAGGTCGCCAAGTCGCAGCACGACTGGCGTGGCGCAGCGGATCTTTATCGCCGCGCTCTGGTTCTTCGCGACGGCTTCGGACCGCGTGTGCAACTGGGCCACATGCTCAAGGAGGCCGGCGAGCTTGATGCTGCGGAAGCGGCCTATTTCGAAGCCCTCAAGCAGCGACCTGACGACGCCGACCTCAATGTTCAGATCGGCCATTTCTTCTGGGTGAAGGGCGATGCCGAGAAATCGCTCCACTACTATGAACGCGCTGCGCAATTGGCCCCCAATGATGGAGCTATAGCCGAAACGCTTCGCGTCGGCGCGGCCAGAGCCGCTGACGCCCCCTGGCAGGGTCGGGTCGATGCGGCGATGGCCGCCATGGCGCAAGGACGATGGGCGGCGGCCGAAACGGATTTGCAAGAACTGGTGGATGCCGGTCGCCGAAACTATCTGCTTCTCCTCGCCCATGCGGTGAAGGAACAGGGCCGGCTGAAGGACGCCGTGGCCCTGTACAGCGAGTACCTGCAATACGTGACCCCCGAGGTCGGCGCGCGCGCCTACGAAGCCCGACTACAGTACGCCAATGCACTGCAACTGGCTCAGCGGTTCAGCGAGGCGGCCCAGCAATTTTCGACTGCCCGCATGTTGCGCATGGAAACCGAAGGCTGGGCCGGGTCGGAGGATCACATCCTCGAACAAATCCGCATCTGCATCCGCCAGGTCCACCCCGCCCTCGACACGTCGCGTCTTCGTTAA
- a CDS encoding ABC transporter ATP-binding protein, whose product MTDLVPSEIGLLIQGLSRTHPGAHKPLFSDLNLSLRRDGRLALLGRNGQGKSSFIRMLGGIDRPTEGTITWRMTSSWPIGFAGGFQGSLTGIDNVRFLARLYDRDFKDLMARVDDFAELGNAMRRPVKQYSSGMRARLAFGLSLAVEFDCYLIDELVAVGDARFQRKCQEELFQNRAHRAFVMASHNTDMVASYCDQALIIESGKAKLFDDVQEAVEVYTWLRAA is encoded by the coding sequence ATGACCGATTTGGTGCCTAGCGAAATAGGGTTGCTGATCCAGGGGTTGAGTCGTACGCACCCGGGCGCGCACAAACCCTTGTTTTCTGATCTAAACCTCTCCTTGCGTCGAGATGGACGGCTAGCTCTGCTTGGTCGCAACGGGCAGGGCAAGTCATCCTTCATACGCATGCTCGGCGGGATCGACCGGCCTACGGAAGGCACGATTACCTGGAGGATGACTTCGTCTTGGCCCATTGGCTTCGCAGGGGGCTTTCAAGGCTCACTGACGGGAATCGATAATGTAAGATTTTTGGCGCGGCTCTACGACAGGGACTTCAAAGACCTGATGGCGAGGGTGGATGATTTTGCTGAACTAGGGAACGCTATGCGGCGGCCCGTGAAGCAGTATTCGTCTGGTATGCGGGCGCGGCTGGCTTTTGGGCTGTCCCTCGCGGTCGAGTTCGATTGCTATCTGATTGACGAATTGGTTGCGGTTGGTGACGCACGCTTCCAGCGCAAGTGTCAGGAAGAGTTGTTCCAGAATAGAGCGCATAGGGCGTTTGTAATGGCATCTCACAACACCGATATGGTTGCGAGTTATTGCGATCAGGCGCTGATCATAGAGAGCGGAAAGGCTAAGCTTTTTGACGATGTGCAAGAAGCTGTTGAAGTATACACGTGGTTGAGGGCTGCATAA
- a CDS encoding chain-length determining protein — MSETKINYVGPIPQLITSSPTETRWWRRLPTGFLSVVVVPTLLVAIYYLLIASPLYVSEARFVVRQANQSQATSLGFVLQGVGLSASASDAFAVHEYVLSSDGIQELRQRFDLQKILAPRGGDPLTGWPRFWEGDSDEGLRKAFKRFVVTGYDATTGISTLRVESFDPKIAQSLNVAMLDGGERLVNRMNTRATEDAVRDAKRSQEEARTRLSEIQSQLAAFRNREQFIDPARTATEGSALVGNLLAAIANLKAERTQLAADAPRSPQLPMLDSRIAAYESQVATERAKIAGSSNSLASKISGYEDLSLRRELANKELAEATAGVVTAEQEARRQKLYLERIVSPSYPDKPTEPRRLVAVLTMFFSTMLIYGLGWLIWAGVREHRQLG; from the coding sequence ATGAGCGAAACAAAGATCAATTATGTGGGTCCGATCCCCCAGCTCATCACGTCATCCCCCACGGAGACGCGCTGGTGGCGTCGCCTGCCGACGGGCTTTCTGAGCGTTGTGGTGGTTCCGACGCTTCTGGTTGCGATCTACTATCTGTTGATTGCGTCACCGCTTTATGTGTCTGAAGCGCGGTTTGTCGTCCGGCAGGCCAATCAATCGCAGGCGACGTCCCTGGGCTTCGTCTTGCAAGGCGTGGGACTGTCTGCCTCGGCTTCTGACGCCTTCGCTGTGCACGAATATGTGCTGTCTTCGGATGGAATTCAGGAGTTGCGCCAGCGCTTTGACCTTCAGAAGATTCTCGCGCCCCGAGGCGGTGATCCCCTCACGGGGTGGCCTCGGTTTTGGGAGGGCGACTCTGACGAGGGCTTGCGAAAAGCTTTCAAGCGGTTTGTCGTCACCGGATATGACGCAACGACAGGGATCAGCACCCTGCGTGTCGAGAGTTTTGATCCAAAGATCGCGCAGTCGCTCAATGTCGCCATGCTTGATGGGGGGGAGCGGCTCGTCAACCGAATGAATACACGCGCGACTGAAGACGCGGTTCGTGACGCCAAGCGAAGCCAGGAAGAGGCGCGGACGCGACTATCGGAAATCCAGTCTCAACTGGCGGCGTTTCGTAACCGGGAACAATTTATAGATCCTGCTCGCACCGCGACGGAGGGCTCTGCTCTCGTAGGCAACCTTCTTGCGGCGATCGCGAACTTGAAGGCGGAGCGTACGCAACTCGCCGCCGACGCACCCCGAAGCCCTCAACTTCCTATGCTGGATTCTCGTATCGCGGCTTACGAAAGTCAGGTTGCCACCGAACGCGCCAAGATCGCGGGGTCGTCAAACTCTCTCGCCAGCAAGATCAGCGGCTATGAGGACCTGTCGCTGCGGCGCGAACTCGCCAACAAGGAACTGGCGGAAGCCACCGCAGGCGTCGTCACGGCCGAACAGGAGGCTCGACGCCAGAAACTTTACCTAGAGCGCATCGTCAGCCCTAGCTACCCGGACAAGCCGACAGAGCCGCGTCGCCTCGTTGCGGTTCTTACGATGTTCTTTTCTACAATGCTGATTTACGGTCTGGGTTGGCTGATATGGGCGGGAGTGCGTGAACACCGTCAGCTCGGATGA
- a CDS encoding ABC transporter permease: MIASIKRHCRTVLALLMREIITRFGREGLGFVWLVAEPLAFCFGVMVLWSFTKPAYEHGIRLAPFVMTAYMSLILIRHLIGYLAGALQGNMGLLYHRQIGSFHIFTARVLLEFAGATIAYAVVYVFLLAVGQVSPPSNYLLLYEGWFLLAFISTGFALILTGLAMRFDVMERLIGLIGYLMLPLSGVFTMVAWLPAGFRKVLLILPFVHPVEMMRSSVFGEFVKTYYDVPYALAFGAVFNIVGLLLISSARPLIETES; this comes from the coding sequence ATGATCGCTTCTATAAAAAGACATTGCAGGACCGTTCTCGCCTTGCTGATGAGGGAGATCATCACGCGTTTCGGGCGTGAGGGGCTTGGCTTTGTATGGCTGGTGGCCGAGCCGCTTGCCTTCTGTTTCGGAGTGATGGTGCTGTGGAGCTTCACCAAGCCCGCATACGAGCACGGAATTCGCCTCGCGCCATTCGTTATGACGGCCTATATGTCGCTGATTCTTATCCGACACTTGATTGGCTATCTAGCTGGTGCGCTGCAAGGCAACATGGGGCTACTCTACCATAGGCAGATTGGTTCATTTCATATATTCACAGCACGTGTCTTGTTAGAATTTGCAGGCGCTACGATCGCCTATGCGGTCGTTTATGTCTTTTTGCTTGCTGTGGGTCAGGTAAGTCCTCCAAGTAACTACCTGTTGCTGTATGAGGGGTGGTTTCTTCTTGCCTTCATATCCACAGGCTTTGCCCTGATCCTTACCGGGTTGGCCATGCGTTTCGATGTGATGGAGCGGTTGATCGGCCTGATTGGTTACTTGATGCTGCCTCTTTCGGGCGTGTTCACGATGGTTGCATGGCTGCCGGCGGGGTTTCGAAAAGTCCTCCTCATATTGCCTTTCGTGCATCCGGTTGAGATGATGCGCTCATCTGTATTTGGCGAGTTTGTCAAAACCTATTACGATGTTCCTTATGCGCTGGCTTTTGGTGCAGTTTTCAACATTGTCGGCCTTTTGCTTATCTCAAGCGCTCGACCACTAATCGAAACCGAATCCTAA
- a CDS encoding glycosyltransferase family 1 protein, translated as MTSICIDGFNLALARGSGIATYGRNLLENVRALGMGTQVLYGPSGVKKPQNVLNEAMLVDAERPPQKLNRKQKARRWRNTLTSPLGRSPYPIMPSGEVIWPSRSGGMPAADRFWAAQDLYFLANRAFHAYGRSTPVSFAATSDAPAPDIMHWTANLPLHAKGVANIYTFHDLIPLRLPHTTLDDKANYMKLSREVASRADHIAVVSETTRQDVIRLLGVDERRVTNTYQAVSIPSSLSDRPQAEVEMELEGVFNLGWKNYFLHFGAIEPKKNLGRIVEAYLASGTRAPLIIIGGRAWLDEGETALLAQVKRDGGPNADRIRQYDYMPFSLLISLVRGAKATLFPSLYEGFGLPVLESMALSTAVLTSTGGALPEVAGDAALIVDPYDARAIARGIQALDADADMRLNFETLGKVQAEAFSPAAYQLKLRDLYAKVVG; from the coding sequence ATGACCTCGATCTGTATTGACGGCTTTAATCTCGCTCTCGCTAGGGGCTCCGGGATCGCGACATACGGCCGAAATCTCTTGGAGAATGTGCGTGCCCTAGGCATGGGGACGCAGGTTCTCTATGGGCCGTCTGGTGTTAAAAAGCCGCAGAACGTTCTCAACGAGGCCATGCTCGTTGATGCTGAACGTCCCCCTCAGAAGCTGAACCGTAAGCAAAAGGCGCGTCGTTGGAGAAATACGCTCACGTCGCCGCTTGGTCGGTCGCCTTATCCAATCATGCCGTCGGGGGAGGTTATTTGGCCGTCGCGTTCAGGCGGGATGCCGGCTGCAGACCGTTTCTGGGCCGCCCAGGATCTGTATTTCCTGGCTAACCGCGCTTTTCATGCCTACGGGCGATCAACGCCTGTTTCGTTTGCAGCGACATCCGACGCTCCGGCGCCCGACATCATGCACTGGACAGCTAATCTGCCGCTCCATGCTAAGGGCGTGGCGAACATCTACACTTTCCACGACCTGATACCGTTGCGTCTTCCTCACACCACGTTGGACGATAAAGCCAACTACATGAAGTTGAGCCGAGAGGTCGCGAGCCGTGCGGATCATATCGCGGTGGTGTCGGAAACCACGCGGCAGGATGTGATACGCTTGCTGGGTGTCGATGAGCGCCGGGTTACAAATACATATCAGGCCGTAAGCATACCGTCTTCCCTTTCTGATAGGCCACAAGCCGAAGTAGAGATGGAACTCGAAGGCGTATTCAACTTAGGTTGGAAGAATTACTTCCTTCATTTCGGCGCTATCGAACCTAAGAAGAATCTTGGACGCATCGTTGAGGCTTACTTGGCTTCAGGAACCCGAGCTCCTTTGATAATAATCGGCGGTCGGGCTTGGCTGGATGAAGGCGAGACGGCGCTTCTGGCACAGGTGAAGCGCGACGGCGGGCCCAATGCAGACCGCATCCGACAATACGATTATATGCCGTTCTCTCTGTTGATCAGCTTGGTCCGTGGCGCGAAGGCGACATTATTCCCCTCGCTTTATGAGGGCTTTGGATTGCCTGTTTTGGAATCGATGGCCCTGTCGACCGCTGTGCTGACGTCCACCGGCGGGGCGCTGCCGGAAGTCGCTGGGGACGCGGCGCTGATTGTCGATCCTTACGACGCACGCGCCATCGCTCGTGGAATTCAGGCGCTCGACGCAGACGCGGACATGCGGCTTAATTTCGAGACCCTTGGAAAGGTTCAGGCCGAGGCGTTCAGCCCGGCCGCCTATCAGCTCAAGCTTCGCGATCTTTACGCGAAGGTCGTAGGTTGA